The segment TATAATGCAAAAGTAATATATACAGACCCGTCAAAAGCACCACAGTTGATAGATGAGAACGGTAATATCAAATCGGGAACGGCTTATGTAGGTAAAGATGGAATGCATACGATAATAATAAACACAGAAGACCCGAAGAATAGCACTCGTTCAGGAATAATAGGCATGATATCTGAAGAAGGCAGTCATATAATAGGGAAAATAGAAGGACGACAGATACAGACAGGGACAGAAGAAAAGGGACTTGAAAGTACGAGAAGAGCAACAAACGAATACTTTACCGATAAATACAAAAAGAATGATATTCCTATAAAAGCAAAGTCGGATGGAAAAGATTACAGTAATATTGATTTTGGTGAGAATGTGGGAGATGACAGGGGAGCGTGTTTATCAAATGGAAAAGTACTTGTTGGCTGTAAAGGCAGAGAACCGAGAAAGTTAACTCCGGAAGAGCAGTTACAAAATGACAGGATTACGAGCTTTATTGTAAATTTAACTCCTGTAGGAAAATACAAAATAGCAGCGGAATCTATAATAGGTGAAGATTTAGTTACAAAACAAAAGTTATCACCAATAGAAAGACTTATGCCTGCGTATTCTATTATGAAGGGTGTTATTAATTCAGTAAATTTTGGAGTTAAAGATAATAACTTTAAGAAAAATGAAGACAACAAAAAAATTGATAACAACAGTAATAAGAATAAAAAACCTGTTAATAAGGAATTACATGAAAAGATAAATAATAGAGGAGAAGGACATTATCTAAATTTACAAGCTGATAAAAAAGTAGGAAATACAACAACAAAATATAGGAATTTTGAACATATATCAAAAGGTGAAATACAAGTAAATGGCAAAAAAGTAGAAGTAAAAGGAGGACATTCGACACGAAATGGGATTATAATAGAAGAAAAGTTACAGGAATATCCGGGAGGTTCATATGAAGCCAAGATAAAAATACCAGATCCGAATAATCCGGGGAAATATTTATCGAAAACAAATAATAATGGAAAATCAACGATGTTTCCAGACCATTGGACAGAAAATAGAATAAAAGTAGAAATTGATAATGTTCTTAAAAATCCTAAAAATTTTCGTAAAAATAGCAAATGGCAAGGAGCAACATCGTCAGGGGTTGTAATAGAAGTTATTTATAGAGAAAGAAAAGTTATAACAGCTTATCCGATAGATCCTAAAAAAATATCAAAATAAAAATATAGGAGGAAAAATGAAATTAATTTTTGAATATGTACGTCATAAAAATTGGGAAACTGAGAGCTATACTAAAGAATGTGATTCTTTTAGAATACCAAGTTATATAGCTGAAAAAATGGATTATAGTGATTACATGACCATAGTCTTAAGAAATAACATATTAGACGAAACTTTTTTAGCAAATTATTTAGGTACTGTAGATTTAGGTTTAGCAGAATATGTTTTAGATAAATTAAAAGATAAAAGTATAGATGATAGTGATATAGGTTCTCAAGGTTGGGAAGCATATATTGAAAATGATAAGGTTATGATTACAGTAATGTTTAGTACAGAAGATGATGAAAAGGTATATATAGATAGAAAAGAGGTAACATATGCAATGTTAAAGTGGAAAAAGTTTTTAGAACGAAAATTTGATAGTCCAAATTATCAAGAAATTATAAATACAGAAGATGTTTATAAATGAAGATAGTAAAAAACTTCCCCGCATTGTCGGAGTCGACTGAAAGGAGCGAAGACCGCGGGGTAGCGGGAGTATGAGGGCGGCAATGAGCCCTCATATATTTTAAACTAATTTCAGAGCAATTGATGATAGAAGAATTGAAGCAAAGAATGCAATTTCAAACTTGAAAGATTACTGTAAAAAGAATGGTAATGTTTGTAGATATTCTTCAGAGAAAAAGGAATATGAATTTTATGATACAAAAAAGTTGAAAGAATATGAAGGATATTTAAAGTTATCAGGGTTAAAAGATTCAGTTAAGATAGTAAATAGAAGAAAAGAATACGAATATGCAAAAGAAAGTCGGAAGTATAAAGATGATAGAGCTACAGCCAATAAAGAACAGATAAGGTTGGGAGAAGCACTTGCAAGATTTAACTATGCACAGCTATATCAGACATATATATTTCAGGGAGGAGAAAAAGACCTTAATGCATTTGAAGCTTCAGAAGGATTTAAATTTAGAGAGAATAAATTCATATCGGATATAAAGAATTCGGGAGTAGAATTTGGAGGGAAGTATGAGTTATATGACGGTAATAGTTATATAACAAGTTTGAAGAGTTATGAGGATTTGGCAAGGTTTTCAGGAGTGGCGAGTAAAAATGGAATAAAGTTGACAATGAGTGAAGTGTATACATCGGCATTATTAACTCAACATGACCCGAGACCTTTAAAGATAGATATAAAGGGTTCGGCAATAGCAGGAGAGGAAGTAAC is part of the Leptotrichia sp. OH3620_COT-345 genome and harbors:
- a CDS encoding EndoU domain-containing protein, with the protein product YNAKVIYTDPSKAPQLIDENGNIKSGTAYVGKDGMHTIIINTEDPKNSTRSGIIGMISEEGSHIIGKIEGRQIQTGTEEKGLESTRRATNEYFTDKYKKNDIPIKAKSDGKDYSNIDFGENVGDDRGACLSNGKVLVGCKGREPRKLTPEEQLQNDRITSFIVNLTPVGKYKIAAESIIGEDLVTKQKLSPIERLMPAYSIMKGVINSVNFGVKDNNFKKNEDNKKIDNNSNKNKKPVNKELHEKINNRGEGHYLNLQADKKVGNTTTKYRNFEHISKGEIQVNGKKVEVKGGHSTRNGIIIEEKLQEYPGGSYEAKIKIPDPNNPGKYLSKTNNNGKSTMFPDHWTENRIKVEIDNVLKNPKNFRKNSKWQGATSSGVVIEVIYRERKVITAYPIDPKKISK
- a CDS encoding DUF5376 family protein, with the translated sequence MKLIFEYVRHKNWETESYTKECDSFRIPSYIAEKMDYSDYMTIVLRNNILDETFLANYLGTVDLGLAEYVLDKLKDKSIDDSDIGSQGWEAYIENDKVMITVMFSTEDDEKVYIDRKEVTYAMLKWKKFLERKFDSPNYQEIINTEDVYK